CCTCCTCGCTCGGCGCCAACATCGCCGCGCTGGTGCTGTTCATCTCCGCGGCCGGCCAGTTCTTCTGCACCACGGCCTGCATGACCAGCGCGTCCCGGATGCTGTTCGCGTTCAGCCGCGACCGGGCCGTGCCCGGCTCGCAGCACTGGTCCAAGGTGACCGCCCGCAAGGTGCCGGCGTACGCCGTGATGCTGGTCGCCGTGGTCTCCGCGCTGATCACGCTGCCGGCCCTGGTCGAGGTGAACATCGGGACCGCCGCGGATCCGCTGATCGTGCCGACCGCCTTCTACGCGGTCGTCTCGGTGGCGGTGATCGGGCTCTACCTCGCGTTCCTGATCCCGATCTGGCAGCGCTGGCGGCTCGGCGACGCGTTCGAGGCCGGCACCTGGAACAACGGCGCGAAGTACAAGTGGATGAACCTGGTCGCGGTGATCGAGATCGCGGTGATCAGCATCTACTTCATCCTGCCGTTCGTGCCGCAGGGAGTCCCGTTCTCCGAGAACTTCTCCTGGAAGTTCGTCAACTACGCCCCGTTCCTGACCATCGGCTCGCTGCTGCTGCTCGCGCTGTGGTGGCAGCTCTCGGCCCGCAAGTGGTTCACCGGCCCGAAGCACACCATCGACCAGGCGGTTCTGGAGGCCTTCGGCGAGTGACCCCCGACCTCGACGAGCGGCTCGACGCCGTACCCCTGCTGGCGGGACGGCCACGGCACGTCGAGGAGCTCCCGGGCGGGCTGACCAACCAGAACCTCAAGGTCAGCACGCCCGGGGGCACCTTCGTCGCCCGGGTCTTCCGGGGCGACGCGGCGCTGCTCGGCATCGACCGGGACGCCGAGTTCCACAACAGCCGCGCCGCCGCCGAGGCCGGGGTGGGCGCCGGCGTCGTCGACTACCGGCCCGACCTCGGGATGCTGGTCATCGACTACATCCCAGGCGTCACCTTCGACAACGACTCGTTCGGCACGCCGGGGGTGCTCGACCGGGTCGCCGCCGCCTGCCGGACGCTGCACGCCGGCCCGCGCTTCGTCAACGACTTCGACATGTTCGCCCGGCAGGCCGGCTACCTGCGGGTGGTGCACGAGCACGGCTTCTGGCTGCCGGAGGGCTACGAGTCCTTCGACGAGCAGTTCCAGGAGGTACGCCGGGCGCTGGCGGTCCGCGCCGGGCCGACCGTCCCGTGCAACAACGACCTGCTGGCCGGGAACTTCGTCGACGACGGCGTCAAGCTCTGGCTGATCGACTACGAGTACTCCGGCAACAACGACGCCTGCTTCGAGCTCGGCAACATCGGCACCGAGTGCGACCTCGAGCCCGACCAGCTCGACGCGCTCGTCACCGCCTACTTCGGCCGGCCGCTGCGCCACGCGATCGCCCGGGCCCGGCTGCAGGCCCTGGTCTCGCAGTACGGCTGGGCGCTCTGGGGCGCCATCCAGGCCTCGCGCAGCAGTCTGGAGTTCGACTTCCGGGCCTGGGGCCTGGAGCGGTTCGAGAAGGCGGCCGCCGGCTTCGGCTCCGCCGACCACCCCCGCCTGCTGGAGGACGTGCAACGTGACGACTGACCTGCCGGACCGCGCCCGGGTGGTGATCATCGGCGGCGGCGTGATCGGCACCAGCGTCGCCTACCACCTGACCAAGCTGGGCTGGAACGACGTGCTGCTGCTCGAGCAGGGCAGCCTGTCCGGCGGCACCACCTGGCACGCCGCCGGGCTGGTCGGGCTGCTGCGCGCCTCGGAGAGCGGCACCCGGCTGGTGCAGTACTCCGCAGAGCTCTACGCCTCGCTCGAGGCGGAGACCGGCCTGGCCACCGGCTACAAGCAGTGCGGCGGCGTGATCGTGGCGCGCAGCGAGGACCGGATGACCCAGCTGCGCCGTACGGCGGCCACCGCGGCCGCGTTCGGCCTCGACTGCGAGCTGCTGACCCCCGCCGAGGCCCTCGGGAAGTGGCCGGTGATGGCTGTCGACGACCTGGTCGGAGCGATCTGGCTGCCCGGCGACGGCAAGGCCAACCCCACCGACCTGACCCTGTCGCTGGCCAAGGGCGCCCGGCTCGGCGGCGCCGTCATCGCTGAGCGCACCCGGGTGGTCGGGGTGCTGACCCGGGACGGCCGGGCCTGCGGGGTGCGCACCGACCGCGGCGACGTCGAGGCCGAGGTGGTCGTGAACTGCGCCGGCCAGTGGGCCAAGCAGGTCGGCGCGCTCGCCGGGGTGAGCGTGCCACTGCACTCCGCGGAGCACTTCTACGTGGTCACCGACCAGATCGAGGGAGTCCACCCCGACCTACCGGTGATGCGCGACCCGGACGGCTACACCTACTTCAAGGAGGAGGTCGGCGGCCTCGTGGTCGGCGGCTTCGAGCCGGTCGC
The DNA window shown above is from Nocardioides mesophilus and carries:
- a CDS encoding phosphotransferase translates to MTPDLDERLDAVPLLAGRPRHVEELPGGLTNQNLKVSTPGGTFVARVFRGDAALLGIDRDAEFHNSRAAAEAGVGAGVVDYRPDLGMLVIDYIPGVTFDNDSFGTPGVLDRVAAACRTLHAGPRFVNDFDMFARQAGYLRVVHEHGFWLPEGYESFDEQFQEVRRALAVRAGPTVPCNNDLLAGNFVDDGVKLWLIDYEYSGNNDACFELGNIGTECDLEPDQLDALVTAYFGRPLRHAIARARLQALVSQYGWALWGAIQASRSSLEFDFRAWGLERFEKAAAGFGSADHPRLLEDVQRDD